Genomic segment of Paraburkholderia agricolaris:
GGCGCGCTCGAGGAAATCGGTCTCACGCAAATGGCGCCGAATGCGACCATCAAGCGCTTCGAAGACAACAACGCGACCATCGCCGCCTTCCTCTCGGGGCAGGTGCAATTGATCGCCGCCGGCAATATCGTCGCCGCGGCGATTCTCGCGAAAAATCCGCCGCGGCGCCCGGAACCGAAGTTCGTCATCAAGAATTCGCCGTGCTTTGTCGGCATGAACAAGAACGAGCCGCGCCTGCAACAGAAGGTCAATGCGGCAATCGCGCAAGCGAAGCAGGACGGCACGCTCAATGCAATGTCGAAGAAGTGGTTCAGCGCGCCGCTGCCGGCCGATCTGTAAGCGCGTCGTTAGCCAAAGTTGATACCGTAGCTGGCTTATCCGGCATTGCACTCGTCGTGGCTTCATCCCGTGCACCGCATGCGATCGCAGCCATGGCGCGCAGCGCCTATCATTGTCGCAGCCGGCCCAGCTCGGGACCGGCGCAACCCACCGCACACACTCAATGAAGCTGACACCTCGCGAGAAGGACAAGCTGCTGATCTTCACCGCCGCGCTGCTCGCCGAACGGCGCCGCGCCCGCGGCCTCAAACTGAATTACCCGGAAGCGATCGCGTTCATCACCGCCGCGCTGATGGAAGCGGCCCGTGACGGCAAAACGGTCGCCGAGGTCATGCACTACGGCACCACGCTGCTGACGCGCGCCGACGTGATGGAAGGCGTGCCGGAAATGATCCCCGATATCCAGGTCGAAGCCACCTTCCCCGACGGCACCAAGCTCGTCACCGTTCACCATCCGATCCCGTAACCCGTACCTCCGTACCCCGTAAAGGCAGCCTCATGATTCCCGGCGAACTCCTCATCGACGACGGCGAACACGAACTCAACGCGGGCCGCGCGACCGTCACGGTGGTCGTGTCGAATACCGGCGACCGGCCGGTGCAGATCGGCTCGCACTATCACTTCTACGAAGTGAACGAAGCGCTCTCCTTCGATCGCGAAACGGCACGCGGCTTCCGCCTGAACATCGCGGCAGGCACCGCCGTGCGCTTCGAGCCCGGCCAGGAACGCACCGTCGAACTGGTCGAACTGGCGGGCGAGCGCATCGTCTACGGCTTCAACGGCAAGGTCATGGGCAAGCTCTGATGCCTCTTCAGGCACGTGCTCTGGCCACCTTGCTCATCTCCGGACCCACACCATGACATTACGCATTGGCCGCCGCGCATACGCGGAAATGTTCGGCCCCACGACCGGCGACCGCGTGCGCCTCGCCGATACCGAGTTGCTGATCGAAGTCGAACGCGACTTCACGACCTACGGCGAGGAAGTGAAATTCGGCGGCGGCAAGGTGATTCGCGACGGCATGGGCCAGTCGCAACGCGTGCATGCCGACGTGGTCGACACGGTCGTGACGAATGCGGTGATTCTCGATCACTGGGGCATCGTCAAGGCCGACATCGGCATCAAGAACGGCCGCATCGCCGCAATCGGCAAAGCGGGCAACCCCGACATCCAGCCGAACGTGACGATCGCGATCGGCGCGTCCACCGAAGTGATCGCCGGCGAAGGTTTGATCGTGACAGCGGGCGGCATCGACACGCACATTCACTTCATCAGCCCGCAGCAGATCGAAGAAGCACTCGCGAGCGGCGTGACGACGATGCTCGGCGGCGGCACAGGCCCGGCAACGGGCACGAACGCGACAACCTGCACGCCGGGACCGTGGCATCTCGAACGCATGCTGCAGGCGGCCGATGGCTATCCGATGAATCTCGGCTTTCTCGGCAAGGGCAATGTGAGCCAGCCGCAACCGGCGCTGGAGCAGATCGCCGCCGGCGCGATCGGTTTGAAACTGCACGAAGACTGGGGCACGACGCCTGCCGCGATCGACAATTGTCTCTCCGTTGCCGACGACACCGACACGCAGGTCGCGATCCACACCGATACGCTAAACGAAGCAGGTTTCGTGGAAGCGACCGTGGCCGCGTTCAAGGGCCGCACGATTCACACGTATCACACGGAAGGCGCGGGCGGCGGCCACGCGCCGGACATCATCAAGGTCTGTGGCGAAGCGAACGTGCTGCCTTCGTCCACCAATCCGACGCGCCCGTATACGATCAACACGCTCGAAGAACATCTCGACATGCTGATGGTGTGCCACCACCTGGACCCGTCGATTGCGGAAGATATCGCGTTTGCCGAGTCGCGCATTCGTCGCGAGACCATTGCTGCCGAAGACATCCTGCATGACCTCGGCGCTTTGTCGATGCTGTCGTCGGATTCGCAGGCGATGGGCCGGGTTGGCGAAGTCATCATCCGTACATGGCAGACCGCGCACAAGATGAAAGTGCAACGCGGCGCGCTGCCTGAAGACAACGCGCGCCACGACAATTTTCGCGCAAAACGTTATGTCGCCAAGTACACGATCAACCCGGCCATCACGCACGGCATCTCGCACGAAGTCGGCTCGATCGAGCCGGGCAAGTGGGCCGATCTGGTGTTCTGGGAACCCGCGTTTTTCGGCATCAAGCCGTCGCTGATCCTGAAGGGCGGCATGATCGCAATGGCGCAGATGGGCGATCCGAACGCATCGATCCCGACGCCGCAACCGGTCCACTATCGCGAGATGTTCGCGACGCGTGGCGGTGCACTGGGTCGCACTTCCCTGACCTTCGTTTCGCAGATGGCGGCGGATGCGGGTGTCGGCGAACGCTATGGCCTGAACAAGCGTATCGTTGCAGTGAAGAACTGCCGCAACATCACGAAGGCCGACATGATTCACAACGCGTGGCGCCCGTCGATCAGCGTCGATCCGGAAACGTATCAGGTCATCGCCGACGGTCAGTTGCTGACTTGCGAGCCCGCCACGGTGCTGCCGATGGCACAACGTTACTTCCTGTTCTAAACATGCGCACTCTCGACAAACTGATCGCGCCGCATCTGAAACTGGCACCTGTGCTGGTGAAACGCGCGCCGACCTTGACGCTCGCCTTCGACGACCGTCGTAAGAGCCGTCTTGCGGCCACGCTCGATAACGGCGAAGAAGTCGCGCTGCTGCTGCCACGCGGTACCGTGTTGCGCGACGGCGATGTGCTGGTCGCCGACGACGGCGGTTTGGTGCGGGTAGTCGCCGCGCCCGAAGCGGTGCTGGTCGTCCGCGCGAAAGATGTGTTGACGCTGACGCGTGCCGCGTATCACCTCGGCAATCGTCATACGCCCGTTGAAGTCGGCGCGGATTATCTGAAGCTCGAATACGATCCGGTACTCGCCGATATGCTGAAGCGCATTGGCGCAAGCGTGGATCAGGTGTCGATGCCGTTCCAGCCGGAATCTGGCGCGTATGGCGGCGGTCACAAGCATGGTCACGACGAGACCTTCGCGGAAGACTATGCGCTCGCGCAGCAGGTGTTCGGCGAGCATCATGGGCATGAGCACTCGCACGATCATGCGCACGGCCACTCGCATGACCACGGCCACGACCACGACCATAGCAACGGCGATCACGTCCACGACGAATCGTGCGGCCACGGGCATCATCACCACCATGCGCATCGCTGAACTCACGGCGCTGTTGCATCTGGCGTCGCCGGCGCTACCGATCGGCGCGTTCAGCTACTCGCAAGGTCTTGAAGCCGCGATCGAAGCGCAACTCATCACCGACGCCGATTCCGCACGCGACTGGATCGCGAGCGGTTTGACCGACGTGCTCGCGCGTGGCGAACTACCGTTCCTCGCGCATCAGATGGAACGCTGGCGTGCGCACGACGCAGACGGCTTAAGGGAAGCGAACAGCGAATTCCTGGCGAGCCGCGAATCCGCGGAACTCAGGCGTGAGACGGAACAGATGGGTTGGTCGCTGCGGCAATTGTGCGTGTCGCTAGAATGGGGCGACGCCGAGCGGCGCGCAACGCTGACTTCGCTCAAGCCTCTGGCCCAGCCCACGGCTTTCGCCTTCGCCGCCTTCGCCCACGACGCAGCGCCGGACGCGGCGCTTGCCGCCTACGCCTTCAGCTGGGTGGAAAACCAGGCGGCCGCCGCATTGAAAGCGGTGCCGCTCGGCCAACTCGCGGGACAACGCATCATTGTCGCGTTGCGCGAGCCAATCGACGCCGCCGTCACGCACGCATTGGCCACCTCGCCCGACAACATCAACACCTTCGCGCCGCAATTAGGCATTCTGTCGGCGCGTCACGAGTCGCAGTATTCGCGCCTGTTTCGCTCATAAGAAGATCCATCATGAACGCACCTCATCACGCCGCTCACTCATCCGTTCGCACGAAGAAACTGCCGCCCTTGCGCGTGGGCGTCGGCGGTCCCGTCGGCTCGGGCAAGACCACGCTGCTCGAAATGCTCTGCAAGGCGATGCGCGAGCAGTACGACCTCGTCGCGATCACCAACGACATCTATACGAAAGAAGATCAGCGTCTATTGACCGTGGCGGGCGCATTGCCGGCGGAACGGATCATGGGCGTCGAAACGGGCGGCTGCCCGCATACGGCGATTCGTGAGGATGCATCGATCAATCTCGAAGCCGTCGACCGGATGCTGACGCGTTTTCCCGATGCGGACATCGTGTTCATCGAATCGGGCGGCGATAACCTGGCGGCCACGTTTAGCCCGGAATTGTCGGACCTGACGATCTACGTGATCGACGTGGCCGGCGGCGAGAAGATTCCGCGCAAAGGCGGCCCAGGCATCACGAAGTCGGACCTGCTGGTGATCAACAAGACCGATCTCGCCCCGATGGTTGGCGCGAATCTGGAAGTGATGGCGTCAGACGCGAAGAAAATGCGCGGCGAGCGCCCCTTCGTGATGTGCAATCTGAAGGCGCTCGACGGACTGGATGTGGTGGTGAAGTTTATCGAGAAGAAGGGGTTGTTGAAGGCTTAAAAGGCGCATTCGCGCCCTTCGTCATTCCGGCAACAACGCCATCAACACATCGACTGTGCGTGCGGTTGCGCCACGGTGACGCGCGGCAAACGCCGAAGCCGCGCCGCCCATCGCCAGCCTTCGCGCCTTGTCGCTGAACAGTTCGCGCAGCGCCCGTGCCAGATCGGCCGGATCTTGCACCTGCACCGCCGCACCCGCGGCGACAGCATCCGCCGTGGCTTGTGTGAAGTTGAACACGTGTGGCCCAATCAGCACCGGCACCCCGACCGCACAGGCCTCAATCAGATTCTGCCCGCCCAGCGGCAACAAACTCCCACCGATAAACGCCAGATCAGAGGCGGCATAGTAGGCGCCCAACTCGCCCATCGAATCGCCAAGCAGCACGGTCACGTCCGAAGGCAAAGCAGGCGCGCCGCCGCTAGCGGTCGCGGCAGCCGATGCCACGGTTGCCGCGGGCGCCCACGTCGAACGCCGCTCAAGTCGCAGACCGGCCTTCTCCACCGACGCCGCCACTTCGTTGAACCGTTGTGGATGACGCGGTACCAGGATCAGCAATGCATTGTCGATGCCCAACGCCGCGAACGCCTGCAGCACCAGTTCCTCTTCGCCTTCACGCGTACTCGCCGCGACCCACACCGGCCGCGTGCCGATCGCCGCACGCCATGCATGGCCACGCGCCGCCAGTTCCGGCGGCGTACTCATATCGAACTTCAGATTGCCGAGCACCGCGACGTTCCGCGCGCCGAGTGCGGTGAGCCGCTCCGCATCCGCCGGACTCTGCGCCAGTACCCGCGCAAAGCCTCCGAACACATCTTTCGTCGCGTGGCCGAACTTGGCCGCGCGCTTATACGAGCGCGCCGACATCCGCGCATTGGTCAGCACGAGCGGCACATCCGCGCGACGGCATTGGTCGATCAGCGTGGGCCACACTTCGGTTTCCATCACCAGCCCAAGCGACGGCCGCCACGTCCGCAAAAAGCGCTGCACCGCATGCGGCATGTCATACGGCAGATAGCTGCGCAACACGCGGTCGCCGAAAATCTGCTCGCCGGTGGCGCGGCCACTCGGCGTCATATGGGTCAGAAGAACTCGTGCGTCGGGACGCGCCTTGAGCAACGCGTCGATCAGCGGCTGCGCGGCGCGCGTCTCGCCCACCGACACCGCATGCACCCAGATCAGCGGTGCATTGTCTTCCGGCAACCGGCCGTGCGCATAGCCGAAACGCTCGGCGATATGCTCGCGATAGCCCCGCTCCTTGCGCGAACGGATCAGCAGGCGCAGCACGGCAAGCGGCGCGACGATCCACCAGAGCGCGTTATAAATCACTCTCAGCATCGGGACTCCGCACGCCCAGGCGCGAATCCGACTGCAAGCGCGAGTCTCAAAGTACGAGCGGCAAAGACAGCGGCGCTCAAACCAGCGCCCTGCCCTTCAGGCGCTCGAGAATGCCCAGCGGCGCGCATTCCGGCTGCGCCATCGCCTTGACCGGCAGGAAGAAGGTCTGCTCCAGCATGAACTGCCCGGACATCACGGCATGTGAAGTGTGGTCGGAGAAGCACACCCACACGCTACCCGGCGGAAACGGCATGGTCTGCTGCGGGCTCGACTTCTGATAGTCGAGATCGGCCTTCATGCCGTCGTGCAGGTTCAGCATCAGATGGTCGTATTCGCTGCGCGGCGATTTGGTGACGTGCAGCAGGTTCAGCAGCCACGCCGAACCCGGCATCTGCGGTTTGATGCGCGGCAGGAAGCGTTTGGCCATGTCCTCGAAGGGTTCGCCGACGCGCCATACGCGCGGCTCACCATGCGGATTGACGTTGGTGAACACGCGCAAAATGCGCTCGCCGTAATTCGGCCGCGACGGAAATGCGTCAACGTGCAAACGGCTATCGTCCTTACGCCATGACGTTTCACGCCCTTGCACCTGATGCAGCCGCAGGCTCGTTGGCGCGACGCGCAGCTTGCCGTTGTATTCGGGGAACAGCCCGTCGACGAGCGTGCGCGCATTGGACTGATAACGCGCGATCAATGCGCGCACCGCCGATTGCGTGACCGCGTCACCGGCCACGCCGTGCAACGCGCCGCCGTTCGGCTCGAGACTGATGTTCTTGCGGCTCGGATCGGCCAGTGCGGGATCGAGCAAGGCCTGTTCGCCGCCTTCGATAGCAAAGCGCAGATTCGGGAAATACAGCACTTTGCCGCGTTCCACGCCGGCCAGCAGCGTCTCGCGCGGCACGGACAGGTTGCGTCCGTGCCAGTCGGCGTTCGCTACTTCGATGATCTGGGTTTCGTTCATGGTCGCCCTTGAAAACGGATGGCGCGTAAGGCGAAGCACGCCGCGTTACAGCATTACAGCAGGCCGAAACCGGCCAGCGCGGACTTGACTTCCTGCAGCGTGGGCGGCTTGCCGGCCGTGCCGAGATTGACCACGTTCGGCGACCAGTAGCCGCCGGTACGCCACGCGGTGGCGAAATTGTACAACTCGACCGTCGGCCGCTTCAGCGCCGCCGCTATGTGCACTAGACCTGTGTCAACGCCGACTGTCGCGGCGGCGCCTTCAATCAGCCCGACCACTGCCGGCAGCGACAGCTTGGGCGGAACAATAGCCGCACCGCCGAATTCCTTCGCCAGACGCTCGCTGGTGACGCGCTCTTCCTCGCTCCCCCACGGCAGCACGATTGACGCGCCACGCCGCACCAGAGACTGGCCAAGCTCGATCCATGCGGTATCGGGCCACTGCTTGTCGGCGCGTGAGGTGGCGTGCACGAACACCACATAAGGCACCGGCAGATTCAGATTCGCCTCCGACAAGGCCAGTGCCGCGCGCCCGGTGTCGATGCCGAAATCGATGTCGTCGGTGGGTTGCGGCTGCGGATCGTCCAGCGCCGCGGCCACCAGTTGACGCGTCCGCTCGACCACATGGGTACGCGGCTCGATCGGCACGCGCTTGTCGTAGAAGAAACGCACCGGCCATTCGAAGCCGGCGCCGTCGGTGCGGTTGGCGAGGCCGACCAGCGGTCCGCGCGCCATGCTCGCGACCCACGCGGTCTTGATGAGGCCCTGGCAGTCGATCACGAGGTCGTAATTCTCAGCCGCGAGCGCGCGGCGAAACGCGCCGATCTCGCGCCAGTTGTCGACCGAGAGAATGCGTTTGCGCCAGCGTCGCAGCGACACGGGAATCGCCCGCCGCACGCCGCTGACGAGCTCCACGAGCCCCACGAAGCTTTCCTCGACAAGCCAGTCGATCTGGGCCTCGGGATGGCGGCGTCGGATGTCGGCGATCACCGGCATGTTGTGAACGACGTCGCCCAATGACGACACCCTCACGATTAGTATCTTTTGCACGCTCAAGTGTGGGAAAACCGGCTATCCGGCCCGAAAAATCGGTGAAAGGACCGCAATTCTATCGCGACAGCGGTAAATGGCATGAAAAAACGCGGCGCGGTAAGTGAAACCCGCGCCGCGTTCGACAGCGGCCGCGACTCAAGAAGAACCGCGCCGCCGCTGAAGCTCTTAGAACGGCAGCTTCGCGTCCGGCTTCTCCGCCATGATCACGCGGCGGAAGTCCTCCTGGATGCGCCTGAGCGCTTCATCGCTATCGGCTTCGAAACGCATCACCACCACCGGCGTGGTGTTCGACGAGCGCGCAAGGCCGAACCCGTCCGGGTACTCGACACGCAAGCCGTCGATCTTCACCACGTCGTCCGCGCCGGTAAACCGGGCGTTCTGCTGCAAACGCGCGATCAGTTCGAAGTTTTCGCCTTCCTCGAGCTTCAATTGCAGTTCCGGCGTGGAATTCGAGTTCGGCAGCGAGTTCAGCAGCTTGCTCGGATCGGCCACCCGCGTGAGGATTTCCAGCAGGCGTGCGCCCGTGTACAGGCCGTCGTCAAACCCGTACCAGCGGTCCTTGAAGAACACGTGGCCGCTCATTTCGCCGGCCAGCGGCGCGCCGGTTTCGCGCAGCTTCGCCTTGACCAGCGAGTGGCCGGTCTTCCACATCAGCGGTTCGCCGCCCTTGTCTTTGACCCATTTCGCAAGATTGCGCGTGCACTTCACGTCGTAAATGATCTGCGCGCCCTTGTTGCGCGACAGCACTTCTTCGGCGAACAGCATCAACTGGCGGTCCGGATAAATGATCTGGCCGTCTTTGGTGACGACGCCGAGGCGATCGCCGTCGCCATCGAACGCGAAACCGATTTCAGCGTCCGTTTCCTTCAGCGCGCGGATCACGTCCTGCAGATTCTCGGGGTGAGCCGGGTCCGGGTGATGGTTCGGGAAGTTGCCGTCGATCTCGGTGAACAGTTCGACCAGTTCGCAGCCGAGCTTTCTGAACAGCTTCGGCGCGAGGCCGCCGGCCACGCCGTTGCCGGTGTCGACCACGATCTTGATCGGGCGCGCGAGCTTGATGTCGCTCGTGATGCGATCCAGATAGGCGTCGGCGATGTCGTACTCGGTGTACGTGCCGCTACCGTCAGAAAAGTTTTCGTCGACGATGCGCTGATGCAGCGCGAGGATCTGCTCGCCGTAAATGGCCGCGCCGCGCAGAACCATCTTGAAGCCGTTGTAGTCGGGCGGATTGTGGCTGCCCGTCACGACGATGCACGAATCGACGCGACGCTCGCCGCCGTCGAGCTGCAACGGCACGCTGGCCGCGAAGTAGCCGACCGGCGTCGGTACCATGCCGACGTTGACCACGTCGACCCCTGCCGCACGCAAACCGTCCGACAGCGCCTGGATCAACTCGGGGCCCGACAGGCGTCCGTCACGCGCAACCACCACCGCGTCGCCGCCTTGCGCCCGCACTTCGCTGCCGAAGGCGCGGCCGATCGAACGCGCTGCATCAGCGTCCAGCGTCTTGCCGATTACGCCGCGAATGTCATACGCCTTGAAAATGGATTTGGAGATCATGTTGGCTCACTTGCGTGCAATGGAAAATTTTGACCGGCACATCGCCGAGGGATCGGTAAAACTACCTGTGAAACCGAACGATGCGCGCTGGCCGGAAGCGATCCGGTTCCAACTTATAATTGCGCCTTTCGGACATGCCCTAATAGACACTCATTCTAATGCTTAGACGCCCTGCTTTTGCAATGTTGCCGCGACTGCCGGCCAGGTGGGCTGTTACATATCGTGCCCTGGCGCACGTTGGGTCTCCGGCACAAGACGGGCAACCGGTGCAACGCGCGCAACCGCATGGGCGAGTGTCCACCGGATGCTGACGCTCAAGCGCTTCGCCAATCCCGACGTCACGCGCGCCTTCGCCAATATCGTCTGGCTCGGGCTGGAACGGCTCACGCAGATCGGCGTGGCGATCGTCATCAGCGGCATGCTGGCACGCTACTTCGGGCCGGACACCTTCGGCAAATGGCAGTACGCGAACACGCTGCTGCTGGTGCTTTCGCCGATCACCTGGGTGTGCGGCGCGGAGATTCTGGTTCCCACTATCGTCAACCGGCCGCCAGCCGAACTGGGCACGGTGCTCGGCAGCGCCTTCGCGCTGCGTTTCTCGGTTTCAGTCGCGGCGCTGCTGCTCACGTGGCTCGGCATCGCCCTGCACTTCTTCGACCCGCTGGTGGGCGCCATGCTCGCCGGTCTCGCGGTCACCATGCTGTTTCGCGAGCCGTTCGTCGGCGTGATCAACGCGTGGCTGCAAAGCATGACGTACAGCAAGCCGCAGTTGCTCACCAGCATGAGCACTGCGGTGCTGAAGGCCGGTTTCGTCTATCTGCTGGTGCGCGCGGCGGCCACGCCCGCGCGCTTTGGCTGGCTGTGGGCGGCCGAATCGGCGGTGATCGGCGCGGTTCTGCTGATCTATTACATCCGCCGGCACGGCGGCCAGCTCGGCTGGCGACTCGACCGCTCGCTCTTCAGGCACTTCGCGACCGCCGGCACGGTATTCTGGCTCGGCCTGATCTGTATGTATCTGTTCCTGAAACTGGACAGACTGATGCTCGAACGGGCGATTTCTTTCGCCGACCTCGGGCGCTATTCCGCCGCGCAGCAGTTGAACGAAAACTGGATCACGCTCGCGCTGATGCTCGCGCAGACGATCGCGCCCGCCTTCGTCTACCGCGTGCAGGATGCCGCGCAGTTGCGCCGCAACGTGTGGCGGCTCACGGCCATGACCGCCGCGCTGATGGTGAGCGGTGCGATCGTGCTGGATCTGCTGGCCGGCATCATCATCCGCCGCGTGTTCGGACCGGACTTTGAAGGCGCGATAGAAATTTTCCGCTGGGCTGTGTGGCTTTCCGTACCGGCCGGCATCGAAGCGATCGGCAATCTGATCGTGCTGAAATATCAGGCCAAGTTCGTCTTGCTGTCCAAATGGCTGCTGGCGCTGGCCGTCGCGTTTGTCGTCAATTTGCTGGCGATTCCGCGGCTGGGCGCGTACGGCGCGCTGGTGGGGCTCGCCGCCGGCTATCTCGCTGCCGCGTCGGTTAATCTTTATTACATTCGTTTCAAATTGCGCCCATGACGAATTCATCCGCCGCTGCGCAGTGTTCCCTCGACGACGTCGCCGTCCTGATGCCCGCGTACAACGGCCAGGCCGACGTCGATCTCACGCTGGCCTCGTTCAGCGAAAGCACGCTGGTCCATGTACTGATTGTCGACGACGGCAGCACGCCACCGATCGTCGCACCGGTGCTCGCCAACATGAAGATCGATGTGTTGCGTATGCCGCAGAACGGCGGCATCGAACGCGCATTGCAAACCGGCATCGACGCCCTTGCGCAGCGCGGCTTTCGCTACGCCGCCCGCATCGACGCGGGCGACCGCAGCGTGCCGCAACGGCTCGCCCGACAACGCGGGTTCATGGAGTCGCATCCGCAAGTGGCCGGCCTCGGCATGTGGACACAGGTCGTCACGCGTGAAGGCAAACCGCTGTTCCTGCTGACGCCGCCCGCCGAGCCGGATCAGATCCGGCGCCTGCGCTTCTTCCGGTCGTGCCTCGCGCACCCGTCGATGATGCTGCGCATCGACGCGGTCCGTGCGGTCGGCAACTATCGCGCGGCGTATCCTTCCGCCGAGGATCTCGACCTGTTCGTACGCCTGATGGAACGCTACGACTGCGCGAATCTGCCGGAACTCGGCCTTTATTACGAGTTGAACGAAGGCGGCATTAGCGCCACCAAACGGCGCCGCCAGGTCAACTCGACGCTGCGGCTGCAACTACGCTACTTCAACGCCACCAACCCGTACGACTGGCTGGGTCTCGCCAAAAATCTGCTGCACCTGGTGACGCCCTACCGCGCCTTGCAACAGGTCAAGCGCAGGCTGCTTGCACCGCGCGCGAGCCATTGATGCCGTTGCCGCCATTTATCCCGTCACCCACCGTCGAGCCCGTTCCCGCATGAAGCCTGCCCTGAAATCGACGCCCGCGCTGCGCATTACACTCGTCTGTAACACCGCCTGGGCAATCTATACGTACCGGCAAGGGCTGATCCGCATGCTGGTCGGGCGCGGCGTCGACGTCACGGTGCTCGCGCCGCACGACCGCACGTTCAAGCTGCTCACCGCGATGGGCTGCCGCTGCATCGAGTTGCCGGTGGCCTCCAAGGGCACCAGTCCGCGCGAAGACCTGCGCACGCTTTTGTCGTTGTATCGTTTGTATCGAAGCATCCGCCCGCACGTCGTGTTCCACTACACGATCAAACCGAACATTTACGGCTCGATCGCCGCGAAACTGGCGGGCGTGCAGTCGGTAGCGGTAACCACCGGGCTCGGTTACGTGTTCATCCAGCAAAGTCGCGCGGCACAGGTCGCCAAGAAACTGTACCGTTTCGCGTTCCGTTTCCCGCGCGAAATCTGGTTTCTGAACCGCGACGATCAGGCTGCGTTTGTCGAGCAGAATTTGTTGGTGCATCCTGAGCGGGCGCGTCTCCTGCACGGCGAAGGCGTCGATCTCGAACAGTTCGCCTTCACGCCGATGCCGGAGCGGGAGGTATTCAAGTTCGTGCTGATCGGGCGGCTTCTGTGGGACAAGGGTGTCGGCGAGTATGTCGAAGCCGCCCGGCGCTTGCGTGAGCGCTATCCGCAGGCCCGGTTCCAGTTGCTCGGGCCGGTCGGTGTCGACAACCCTAGCGCGATCACACGCGAAG
This window contains:
- the waaC gene encoding lipopolysaccharide heptosyltransferase I translates to MSVQKILIVRVSSLGDVVHNMPVIADIRRRHPEAQIDWLVEESFVGLVELVSGVRRAIPVSLRRWRKRILSVDNWREIGAFRRALAAENYDLVIDCQGLIKTAWVASMARGPLVGLANRTDGAGFEWPVRFFYDKRVPIEPRTHVVERTRQLVAAALDDPQPQPTDDIDFGIDTGRAALALSEANLNLPVPYVVFVHATSRADKQWPDTAWIELGQSLVRRGASIVLPWGSEEERVTSERLAKEFGGAAIVPPKLSLPAVVGLIEGAAATVGVDTGLVHIAAALKRPTVELYNFATAWRTGGYWSPNVVNLGTAGKPPTLQEVKSALAGFGLL
- the ureC gene encoding urease subunit alpha, with translation MTLRIGRRAYAEMFGPTTGDRVRLADTELLIEVERDFTTYGEEVKFGGGKVIRDGMGQSQRVHADVVDTVVTNAVILDHWGIVKADIGIKNGRIAAIGKAGNPDIQPNVTIAIGASTEVIAGEGLIVTAGGIDTHIHFISPQQIEEALASGVTTMLGGGTGPATGTNATTCTPGPWHLERMLQAADGYPMNLGFLGKGNVSQPQPALEQIAAGAIGLKLHEDWGTTPAAIDNCLSVADDTDTQVAIHTDTLNEAGFVEATVAAFKGRTIHTYHTEGAGGGHAPDIIKVCGEANVLPSSTNPTRPYTINTLEEHLDMLMVCHHLDPSIAEDIAFAESRIRRETIAAEDILHDLGALSMLSSDSQAMGRVGEVIIRTWQTAHKMKVQRGALPEDNARHDNFRAKRYVAKYTINPAITHGISHEVGSIEPGKWADLVFWEPAFFGIKPSLILKGGMIAMAQMGDPNASIPTPQPVHYREMFATRGGALGRTSLTFVSQMAADAGVGERYGLNKRIVAVKNCRNITKADMIHNAWRPSISVDPETYQVIADGQLLTCEPATVLPMAQRYFLF
- the waaA gene encoding lipid IV(A) 3-deoxy-D-manno-octulosonic acid transferase, translated to MLRVIYNALWWIVAPLAVLRLLIRSRKERGYREHIAERFGYAHGRLPEDNAPLIWVHAVSVGETRAAQPLIDALLKARPDARVLLTHMTPSGRATGEQIFGDRVLRSYLPYDMPHAVQRFLRTWRPSLGLVMETEVWPTLIDQCRRADVPLVLTNARMSARSYKRAAKFGHATKDVFGGFARVLAQSPADAERLTALGARNVAVLGNLKFDMSTPPELAARGHAWRAAIGTRPVWVAASTREGEEELVLQAFAALGIDNALLILVPRHPQRFNEVAASVEKAGLRLERRSTWAPAATVASAAATASGGAPALPSDVTVLLGDSMGELGAYYAASDLAFIGGSLLPLGGQNLIEACAVGVPVLIGPHVFNFTQATADAVAAGAAVQVQDPADLARALRELFSDKARRLAMGGAASAFAARHRGATARTVDVLMALLPE
- the ureE gene encoding urease accessory protein UreE; the encoded protein is MRTLDKLIAPHLKLAPVLVKRAPTLTLAFDDRRKSRLAATLDNGEEVALLLPRGTVLRDGDVLVADDGGLVRVVAAPEAVLVVRAKDVLTLTRAAYHLGNRHTPVEVGADYLKLEYDPVLADMLKRIGASVDQVSMPFQPESGAYGGGHKHGHDETFAEDYALAQQVFGEHHGHEHSHDHAHGHSHDHGHDHDHSNGDHVHDESCGHGHHHHHAHR
- a CDS encoding urease accessory protein UreF, encoding MRIAELTALLHLASPALPIGAFSYSQGLEAAIEAQLITDADSARDWIASGLTDVLARGELPFLAHQMERWRAHDADGLREANSEFLASRESAELRRETEQMGWSLRQLCVSLEWGDAERRATLTSLKPLAQPTAFAFAAFAHDAAPDAALAAYAFSWVENQAAAALKAVPLGQLAGQRIIVALREPIDAAVTHALATSPDNINTFAPQLGILSARHESQYSRLFRS
- the ureA gene encoding urease subunit gamma, producing MKLTPREKDKLLIFTAALLAERRRARGLKLNYPEAIAFITAALMEAARDGKTVAEVMHYGTTLLTRADVMEGVPEMIPDIQVEATFPDGTKLVTVHHPIP
- the ureG gene encoding urease accessory protein UreG; translated protein: MNAPHHAAHSSVRTKKLPPLRVGVGGPVGSGKTTLLEMLCKAMREQYDLVAITNDIYTKEDQRLLTVAGALPAERIMGVETGGCPHTAIREDASINLEAVDRMLTRFPDADIVFIESGGDNLAATFSPELSDLTIYVIDVAGGEKIPRKGGPGITKSDLLVINKTDLAPMVGANLEVMASDAKKMRGERPFVMCNLKALDGLDVVVKFIEKKGLLKA
- a CDS encoding urease subunit beta; this encodes MIPGELLIDDGEHELNAGRATVTVVVSNTGDRPVQIGSHYHFYEVNEALSFDRETARGFRLNIAAGTAVRFEPGQERTVELVELAGERIVYGFNGKVMGKL
- a CDS encoding Kdo hydroxylase family protein encodes the protein MNETQIIEVANADWHGRNLSVPRETLLAGVERGKVLYFPNLRFAIEGGEQALLDPALADPSRKNISLEPNGGALHGVAGDAVTQSAVRALIARYQSNARTLVDGLFPEYNGKLRVAPTSLRLHQVQGRETSWRKDDSRLHVDAFPSRPNYGERILRVFTNVNPHGEPRVWRVGEPFEDMAKRFLPRIKPQMPGSAWLLNLLHVTKSPRSEYDHLMLNLHDGMKADLDYQKSSPQQTMPFPPGSVWVCFSDHTSHAVMSGQFMLEQTFFLPVKAMAQPECAPLGILERLKGRALV